The Salvia hispanica cultivar TCC Black 2014 unplaced genomic scaffold, UniMelb_Shisp_WGS_1.0 HiC_scaffold_898, whole genome shotgun sequence DNA segment CACATTGAATACCCTTTCCCGACTCGAACAGATTCATTCAGCTCAAGAAAGTAGAGGTAGATGCTGTAGTTTCTTGATCCTGCATCGAGGTATCATACTGAAACTCCAACCGTTCCTGATGAGTCACAGCTGTCTTTAATACTTGAAGTGGAGGCATTATATTGTCTGGATCAGTGATATTGACATCGGTGGTGGGAGGCGGTATGTATCTAGCTGTTGAATCAGGGTATACATCTGATCTCCAAATTCGATCATACGAGTCGTGTGGGTACCTGAGATCTCAAaatagagtaaagtagaagatTAGTTGTTCAGTCAAATTCTTATTACATTCTTCTGTGGTTTGATCgaaatttatataatagaTGTTGTTATGTTAATTAGAGCTTCCCATTTATATGTTCACTaataagtactactaataGAATAGAGTCTTAGGTGACAACTTCAgtagtttttatttgaaaagaaaCCATGCTAAATTAGTTCATCATTGCAACAACCTTCAATTAGAAGGCATACCTGATATCAGCCACTGTGTTTCCTACATCTACCCGATCGACAAGTTTGAGCACGCTAGAATTGTATCTCGCTAGGTATACAGTATTCGAAGGTCGAGTTCCAGCTTTGAAAGGTATGCTTCCCCTTTTCCCTTCACTAGGCAGAAGTTAGTGTAGTTACTCATAGCTGTAAATAATCCCTCAACTCGCTTCGATGAAGAATTGACTCTCTCTATTTCCGTTTCGCCAACTGATACGCTGAAAAAGTTGCCTGAAGGCGATGATTCCAGCGGATTGCTGAGAGGAAATGTTCCTCTAATCAAATAGGAAGATCCATTCCTTGTTGGCAAGCTGTAACACCATTTGCTGTTATATCCCGACTCAAAATATCTTGCTTCGTTAGTCTCTTGATTGACATCCCGGTCCAAACTGTGTTTTGACAACTTTTGTTATCAGGATACCAAGTTTCATCTGATATGTAGCTAATAGTGGTATTCGGATCTGTGAAGGCAGTATCAGCGCAACACTGAATGCTAAGCGAGCCTGCTGAAGATCATCCCccaaaaatgtgaaatattgaCAGTATAAACACTACTACTAGAAACTAATGTTGGATCCTGTTTTAAATTGCCTAGTTTCCATAGACATGATTTAAACAGCTGAAgttatacaataaaatgttcTATTCAACATTTTCTCTATATATTCTGTAGTTTATGAAGGcaataaaattgtttaagGTACAAGATctagaaaagaaaaggcaGAACATAACTACTAACTAACAAAGAACACCAAGAAACTCACCTTCTTGTGCATAACTTGAATTCACCAACAGGAATATGAGAAAGATGCAGCATGTGATTAGTCTCGTATTCGCGATATCCAACTCCTCCATCATCCTGAAATCGTCACAGAAAGTCGCCCCATCGGGGGATGCTTTGATGATCTCAAACTTTATAGTTATGCTTGCTTTGATCAGGAAAACAACATGGTAACTCAGCTGATCTTGTTTCCTGGATTGAATTTCTCAGCCTCTCAGGGAAGACAAAAAACATGGAAATGAAGAAACCTCTGATGATATTCCAGTTTGACTACAGTGGTTGGTGCTTAAGCATTGACAACAAGTTAGAGATATATTAATCTAATTGCATAAACTATAAGTTTAATGACCATTAGTTTTAACTAATACTCTTGATGATTATTatgatttgtttgtttttagaGTAGTTGATATTTCTTTATTGTTGtggaaatttaaatttgcTATGGGGCTGAGCCACCATTTACTTATAATTCATCTTTGTCCTCCCTTTGTCAGTTACCTTGAATGATTGATCATGGAAATGGGATTAGTCTTTAAATAATTGTTAATGAATATGATTTACAAGCAACCATATGGTGACAAATAGGTGACTCTATAATTTCTCTATCATCTGATTACAATTAGGCCACTCTATAGTTTCTCTATGATTATGTTTGGTatagttgtttttatttagtctagttaaattttgatgagcaaaagaaaatataaaatttagatgAGCAAGCAAGACAATTAGTGATTGACTGGAGAAACAATGAAATGAGGTATACAGAGTTGTAAAATTTGGGAGGATTAATGTTACAGACTGGATAGATGTAGATATTCTGACATTTAGTGTGTTTACTTGGTCAATTCGGTTTGATCCCTAATTTTGCTAATTAAAGTCCACttccactaatttaatttcttaatctaatctaacaatattttatactatctTTATGACCTGTTCATAATTTGGAAATTGTTGTGAAGCACACAGGCACAACAAATTCTGCACCTTTGTACTTGAAATGAATCTCTGGATAGCAATTTGACTTaacatattttcaattttgtattgaaaCATGCTAATTCTTTTTATAAGTTTGTGAGATTCGTTCTGAATTTAAGACATTTGGcggtaaatttttttatttttttgatttagaAAAAGTGAAGATCAGTCTAGAGTTGATTAAGTTGgagaaattattataattaagatTTACAATTCCAAGCAAACGTCGTCGTTTAGAAAGGGGAAATTCCCGCGAGGGTTTAAAGCGGGTTTATGAAACGAGTAGTGCGACGTCGTTTTGGTCGGCGTTTCTTATCTCAAATTCATTTCCTTCCTTGTCGACAGCTCAAACAGACCGCTACCATGGCTTGTAAACTCTCTCTTCACCtccactctctctctaatcCATCCAGAAATATCTCCACGTTCTGCAAATTACCACTTCAATTGCTAACTTCTCAAATTTTCCAAAGCTTTACAGCTGCGAAATCCAGAAGAACCGTAGGTATGctgtattttttgttttatcgCTCATTGTTCCCAGCTTTAGTTCAGCAATTGGAGTGATTCTCTTTGATTCAGTTGAATGGAAGATTTGTGCTGCCGCAGCTGGAATGGAGGTTGAGGTTGAAGCTGACGTTGAAGTTGAAGTTGCAGAGGGTACACGATAACCCAATTTATTGATAAGATGATCGACCTTTTCCTGAACGAGAAACCTAAGTCTCGAGATTGGAAGAAATACTTGATTTTCAGAGATGAGTGGGGCAAATATCGGCAGAAATTTTATAATCGGTGTAAAACCCGCGCCGATTCTGAAAAAGATTCAAATATGAAGCAAAAATTGATAGACCTGTCGAGGAGAGTTAGAAAGGTAAATTCTcgtgtatttttatttacttcgCTCAATTGATTCCtcaattttactactttgtaAACATAGCTATGTCTTCGCTGATCTTTGATTTCACTCAACTAATTGTTCTTATTCCAATAATTGGTTTGATCTCTGTggttttggaaaaaaaatagcagTGTGGCATAACTGCTTATGTGCTACGAATCAGCTACTTATTGTCTTATGAAATGATTGGAGGATTAGAATGTGTATTATTAGTTGAAAATTTCATTGTAGCTACAAATGAATCACACATGAACTTGGCAGATTGATGATGAAATGGAAAAGCATACTGCACTGCTTAAAGAGATACAAGAAAGTCCCATGGATATCAATGCTATTGTAGCAAAGAGACGTGGGGATTTTACAGACAGTTTCTTTCGCCATCTCACGTTGGTCTCAGAAACCTATGACAGCTTGGATGACCGAGATGGTAATGCTTTTGCATAGCTTATCCAGTCCAACGGATATGTTTTTAAgctagttttattttatatgactTGGTTGAAGTGTCTAGCCAGGAAAATAGTGTATTCTAAGTGATGTGGTGCTTAGAAGTGCTTCATTTGTTTTTGGATGTTCGAACTTGGGATATAATCATGTAATAGGGCGTATGCAATTACTTTTGCCTCTCATTATGCCAATTGTGAAATACATATTGCTAGTCTACATAAGTACTTTTAGTGTTAAACATGCTTGACTTCTGTTGTATCctaagaattttttaaatttatagtcCGAGTCCTAGTGTATGCATGCATGTTCATATATAATCAGTTATTGAAAATACCTATAAAAATTATGCAATAGGGGCTCACGTTATCATCTAATTTGGATTTCATTACCCTAGTTTTATTTTCCAGTGTAAATTCAGGCATTGCgttgtcatttttgtttttcctatatattatgattattataaCTGATTGTCAAAGTTCTCGAATAAGGGTCTGATTGTAATCTTATAATTGAGCAGCGGTTGCTAGGCTGGGGACTCGATGCTTATCAGCAGTCAGCGCTTTCGATAATACTCTGGAGATTGTGGATACATTAGACATTGCACAGGCTAAGTTTGATGACATCTTAAACTCCCCTTCAATAGATGCAGCAtgtgagaaaataaaaggccTAGCCAAGGCAAAAGAGCTTGACTCTTCTTTAATTCTATTGATAAATGGTGCTTGGTCAGCAGCAAAGGAGTCAGCAACTATGAAAAATGAGGTGTGAATCAGCTTTCCATATTCAAAAATCTTATTAATACCTGAGATGtcaatttgatttgaaaagCAAAACACCGTTCATTTGCTTTCCATTTATCATTCTCCGCTATACGCTGTGACTCTTCTTTTTTACTCTACCTATATTATTCCCATCATTGATTTAAGGTCTTAGACTCTTAATGGGTTGGACATTCAATAAGCTGATTGATTATTCTTCTAATGGTTTGCAACAATTACATAGTCTACAGCAAACATGCATCAAATTTATAACATATTTTCTTATGATACTTAGATGTAGTTTATATCCAGTTGGCTTGCATTTCTCAATTGGTTTTGAGAAAAGTTGCTCTTAGGATTTTTAATTGCTCACCAAAATGGGCTAAATCCATTTCACAAGGCTAAAGTAGCAACAGCGTAAGTATTAAGCCACACTGCCACCTAGTCATTGTGTTTAGGCGAATTTCTGATATTTCAAATGCCATTATTCTTTCTGAAGTAGACACTACTCTAAACGCCAAAACCTCCGTATGTTTTTAAAAAGCATCCTAATTCTCATTATTCTTGAACTAAATCATTGTGTTTATTTCTTCCCTAAAAATTACTTCTCATGCAacattactattttattttctcaagaATTTGGTGTACATTTTCATGCAGTTTATAATGAGCAAAATTTTGTAGGTGAAAGATATAATGTATCGTATATACAAGGCAACACAGAGCAGTTTGAGGAGTATTGTGCCCCAGGAAATTAAACTCCTGAAGTATTTGCTGAACATCACAGATCCTGAAGAGCGATTTTCAGCATTGGCCACCGCTTTCTCGCCTGGCGACGAACATGATATCAAACAACCAAATGCTATATACACGTAGTGAAAAATCTTTTTCCGAACTGTTTAGCCATATAAAAGATTCAGAATCTGTTTCTGATGTAACTGCATCTTCATCTGACGTTTCAGAACTCCCAAGGAGCTGCACAAGTGGATTAAGATCATGCTCGATGCATACCATCTCAATATGGAAGAGACTGAAATCAGGGAAGCCAAGAAAATGGACCAACCTATTGTTATCCAGAGACTTTTCATCCTTAAAGAAACTATTGAAGAGGAGTACTTGGAGCAAAATGCCAAACCAGAGACGAACACAAATTCAGAAGACAGCTGATGTAAACTTTCCATCAAAGGGTGCTCTGCTAAATCTGTGGGAGCTAGTAAACCTATAAGTTCACTTGAAGGTTTGTGCTTGTTTCCTTATTTGGATGAAATTAACTGATGCGTCTTTCATAAGATTGACATAGGCTATTTACCTCAGCTCACGTGTATCACTAGTTGCATCCGATGTATGTAATCACGATTTCCTTTGAGCCAAAAATATGGCGTATGGTTGGCTTTTTACATACTTTTCGGTTGTGGTATTTGCGTGATTCCAGCAGTTGCTTAGTTCGTCAAGATATTGAGATGGTGATCGAGATCACGTTTTGGAGGGGTGATGCCTTCTTCTTAGGCTTTTATGTgagcaaaaaaaatatcatgcaGTTTGTGCAGCAGCTGATGTTTTCTACTGAAATTAGGCCCAAACTGCAACTTCATGTGAAATTTCTGTgtcttctttttccttttcctgaATTGCTAAACCTATGCAAAGAATCATGGGGGCAGgtgattgattttaattttttctatagtGAGCTCAACCAATAATTAATACGTGCATTATTACCACTTTATAATTTACAGTCTACGAGGATGGCGTGTAagttatcatttttcttttatattttatgaaaaagacaaatgtaatttatgttttgttatttaaagtGGGTCATATATCGACGTGGACCTCCTTGTACTTCCTATGCTACACATTGTGACAAATTCTATTCATCACTTGAAAATTTCCCAATTATGTCCTTCTCTAAAATAGCAATTACCATCTCCATTTACCATTTTATGGGAAAAACCTCAAGTTTTGATGAAAACTATATTTATCGTGTAGGTGTAATAattagataattttatttgtcattttttttgtttaatagaATACAGATTATTGAACGTGTAAATAATAGATATAACAGGGTGGGATTGTAATACTGTGACCCCACTTCATCTTTATCTTTTTGGTCTTTCAACTGCCAAGCCATGCAAAGAAAATTATGGTATATTTGCTCGATTTATTGCAATATATTATGTCAACCATAATTAAGATAGTGATTTACAGACATGATATTTGTcataattttctattaattttttagtaattagtacaaaatttatactggtatttaatgtttaaatattccttcccaatatgatttttttagaaaattaaatatattctatTTCATTAATACAACAAATCATATATTCCGTATATCCTTCAACAATTTTCACAGTATctc contains these protein-coding regions:
- the LOC125200310 gene encoding LOW QUALITY PROTEIN: uncharacterized protein At4g37920-like (The sequence of the model RefSeq protein was modified relative to this genomic sequence to represent the inferred CDS: inserted 1 base in 1 codon); this encodes MEVEVEADVEVEVAXGYTITQFIDKMIDLFLNEKPKSRDWKKYLIFRDEWGKYRQKFYNRCKTRADSEKDSNMKQKLIDLSRRVRKIDDEMEKHTALLKEIQESPMDINAIVAKRRGDFTDSFFRHLTLVSETYDSLDDRDAVARLGTRCLSAVSAFDNTLEIVDTLDIAQAKFDDILNSPSIDAACEKIKGLAKAKELDSSLILLINGAWSAAKESATMKNEVKDIMYRIYKATQSSLRSIVPQEIKLLKYLLNITDPEERFSALATAFSPGDEHDIKQPNAIYTTPKELHKWIKIMLDAYHLNMEETEIREAKKMDQPIVIQRLFILKETIEEEYLEQNAKPETNTNSEDS